In Edaphobacter aggregans, the sequence ATGCACCTACATGCCGAACGCCTCCTGGCGAAGGCGGGGGTAGCAAGGCGCAACGGGGAGGGGTATCTCCCACCCTTGGAGAGGGAGCCACAGGCGGAACGAAAAGGGCGAAGCGCAGCGGAGGTCTGCACAAGCGCAGCGCGGAAGATTTGGGGAGCCCCCTTGCGCCGCGCGATCGGGGCAGCGCCCCGGAGCGTACTTCGCACTTGCGTTACAAAACAGACCGGAGACATGGTTTACAGCGGAGCGCGACGGCGACAATTCCCCACCTTCGGCTACGCACGACGATGTTGTATGCCCTGGAAAGAGAGTCGGATCATGGATCAACGTCTTCAGTTTTTATCGAGTTATCAGAAAGAGGAGATGTCAATAGCAGACCTGTGCCGTGAGTACGGAATCTCCCGCCCGACGGGCTACCGTTGGATTAACCGCTATAAGGAGACGGGACCGGAAGGACTCGTAGATCGCAGCCGGCGCCCGCATGGTTGTTCCCACGCCACGCTAGAGCCAATTGAAAACGCGATCCTTGCGCTTCGGGCCAAGCATCCATCCTGGGGCGCGCGAAAGCTAAAAACAAGGCTGGAGATGCTACAGCCAGATGTGGTGTGGCCTAAGCCGGGTCCGAGCGATTTGCGAAGCAGCCATGAGGGAGCACGGGGTTCCAGCGCGGATCAGGACGGATAACGGAGCACCGTTTGCAGGCACAGGGTTACTGGGATTGTCGAAGCTCTCACTCGGTTGGATGAAGCTCGGGATCGTGCATGAGCGCATTCAAGCAGGTCGACCTCAACAAAACGGCCGCCATGAGCGGATGCATCGCACACTGAAGGAGGACACGACAAAACCGCCTGCGGCCTCCCTTCGCGCCCAGCAAAGTCGATTTGATAACTTTCGCAACGTGTTCAATAACGAGCGTCCGCGCGAGGGCCTGAACAACCAAGTTCCAGCAAGTCTCTACCACCCAAGCTCCGTCCGACTGCCACGCAAGTTGCCGGAATTCAATTATCAAAGGGCTTCTGTTGCGACGGGTGAACAATAGCGGAGACATCAGTTGGCATAAGACGAGAATCTTCATCAGTGAGGTGTTCCGCTTCGAAGAGCTGGCATTTGAGTTGGTAACACCGGGATTCTATAGAGTTTACTTTCGAGACATGGAGATCGGAGGACTTAACGTGGACGAGCGATGAGTGGATTGCCCTGTTCTCGCCAGCTGAGAATTCCTTCCAACCTGTGAGGGGGCGAACTGTTACTCGGAGCGCAGTGCCTCCATTACGTCGACGCGGGCAGCGCGAGTTGCGGGCAGAAGCGATGCCACAACCGCAACCGTCATCAGCAGGAACGCGGAAATGACCACGGGCAAGGCGCCCGGCATCTTCATTTCAGCAAAATAGCTACCCGCTAAACGTGCCGCCACGAATCCGAACGCTGCTCCAGCGAGCACGCCCAATGCGGCCATCACGGCGCCCTCTGCTATGACGCCCTTAAGGATCCGCCGAGGCTCCGATCCAAGCGCCAGCCGGATCCCGAATTCGCGGGTGCGCGCACTCACCGAAAATGCCAGCACTCCCGCCACCCCGACCACCGCGATGGCCAACGCCACACCAGCAAATACGCCAAACACCACCGAGTTCAACCGGTCCGGCGTGAGCACTTCGGAGCGGACATCTTCAAGCGTGGCCGCGTGCTCAACGGGCTGATCGTCGGACATCGAGCGAATGAGGCGCGTGATGGGCGTGACAAGCGCATACGGATCGCGGCTGGTGTGGACAAATAGGCGACCGCCGAAGATCAAATCTCCCGCAAGGGGGTCGTAGACAGTGACTGTGGGCTCAGGAACGATGTGATTATCATCAATATCTGCCGCGACACCGATGATGCGGTGCGGCGCCATCAGGCGTGCCTTGTCGGCATCCGTTCCGGGGGAGAATTGCAATACGGGATCCGTCCAAAAAACATGCCGATTGATGGGATCCTGATTGGGGAACATACGCTGTGCAAGAGTCTGGCTGATGATAACGACCGGGTCGCTATTATTCTGATCGTCGAGCGCGTTGAAATCGCGACCGGCGATGATGGGAACACCAAGCGCTGCAAAATATCCGGGAGAGATAGTTCGCCACCCTGCACGGGGATCCTCCACGCCAGGGGTATGAATGTGACCGTCGGCAGAAAATTGCAGACCGGGGCCGGTTGGATCGCCTTCCCGCCAGGGAACCACGGTGCCGAACGCCGTCCGATTCACACCCGGCAACGCATCAATGCGACGCATCGCTTCTTTGTAGAAATCAACAACCTGCTGCGGTGTTTTTCCGTAGTACATAGCCGGAACATCGATAGCGAGAACGCGTTGCGTGTCCAGGCCCGTCCGTGCTCTTTGCAGGGCGATGAGAGTCGAGATCAACACACTTGCGCCGACCAGCAGCACGAACGAAGCGGCGATTTGTGTCACCGCGAAGATCTGCTGGCGGCGGTTCGTGCCGCTGGTGATGCGCACAGTCCCGCTGGAAAGACCCAGCCCACTCGATGAGGCGGACGACGGCAGACGTGGGACAAACGCCAGGATCACCGCTGCGACGATGGCCAGCGCTGCTCCCACCCACAGCAGGCTGGAATCTACTTTTAAGTCGAGGGCGCGGACGGAAAATCTGGAAGCATAGCGGGCGAGGACAGCGACCATCAGCGGGGCACTTACCACACCGATCAGGGCACCGGTGCCGCAGAGCACGAGGCTTTCAGCCAACAGCATGCGGCGCAGCGCGCCTCTGCTCGCCCCGAGCGCCATGCGGACTGCGAGTTCACCTTCGCGGCGAACCGTCCGTGCCAGAATCAGGTTGGCGACGTTGCAACATGCAATGACGAACACCAGCGCCGAGGCTGCGAGTAACACCAGCAGCACATCCCTGGCGCCAGACGTAATCTCGTCGCGAAACATGCGAGCTTGTATCTGATAGTCAGCTTGCTTCGAATAGGCCTCGGGGTGGTCTTTTTTCATCGCGGAGTAGACGGTGCGCAATTCAGCACGAGCCTGGTCGAGAGTGGCTCCGGGTGCGAGACGGCCGAAAAGCTCAGTCATGCGATGAATGCGGCCAGTGACCATGGTCGCAGAGAGATGATGCGGGCTGGTGACGATATTAGAGATGATTTCGGTGTCCTGTGGGTATGGGACGCAGGGTTCGAGGACGCCAATGATTTTCGCTGACCGTTCACCAATGCTGCCGAGGCGAACGGTCTTGCCGATGACCGAAGGATCCTTACCAAGAGCGGTAGCCCAGAAACGATAGGTGAGAACGACGACTCCGGCAGCGTTTGGGCCATCGTCCTGAGGCCCGATGAGACGCCCGAGGACTGGATGAAGGCCCATCACATCGAAAAACGTGCCGCTGACAACTCCCCCTTGAATAGAACGAGGCTCACCGAGGCCGACCATGGTGAAACCCATGGTGGAGAAGTCACCGAGTGCGCTCAAGGTTTTGACACCTGCGTGCAAGTCCTGGATCTCGGGTACGGAAAAAGCGGAGTTGGCCTCGTGAATGCCCGGCGCGCTCTGCCGGATATAGATCAGACGGTTCTCGTCACGGTTGACCAGAGGCTTGAGAAGGACACCACGCACCAGTGTGAAGATCGCTGCGTTAGCGCCGATGCCAAGCGACAGCGTGAGAATCACCGTGATCGCCAGCCCGGGAGTACGAGCTAATGAATGGATCGCAACTCTGATATCGCGAAGGAATGCCATGTTGCTCCCCTCTTCTGTTGAGCTTGCTCTGATGGTTCATCACTTGTCCGAAAGAGCGACTCTTCGGCCGAGCGGCGAGAAGCCTGTTCTAACCAAGCCTTCGCCGCCCACCTCAGCTGTATCCCGCGCATGACGATCGTCAAAACGCCAACTTCTTATTTCGCCTGCGCTAGCCCCGCAACAACTGCGGCAACTTTATCGAGTATCTCGTTCCAGCCCTCCAATTGCCCGCTATTCTTTGCGCTCTCCATGGGTTCATTTCCAATGTGGGTGAGTCTCGTCTGGCCGTTCCCGAGATCCTCAAAGATGGTCACGTCGTACGCACCGTCGATGGCCTCATGTTCTATTCCTAATTCCGCAAGGTCAATCTTGTTTCCCTTCGAGTCGGAAAAGTACATGGAGGAAACGATCTTTTCGTACGGAACAATCTCGTGGTATTCAACCGCATTCCAGCCCTCCTGCCCATCCGGCGCCTTCATGCAGCAGAGAAGTTTTCCTCCCACGCGAAAATCCATCTTGCAAACAGGCGCAGTAAAGCCCTTCGGTCCCCACCACTGCATGATGTACTTCGGGTCTGTCCACGCCTTCCAAACCAACTCGCGTGGGGCATCAAAAACTCGTGTCACAACCATCCGCTCAATTTCGTTAACCGTGTTTTCTGTCATCTCTGACCTCCTCTTTTTTCATTTGCTTCACAACCTCTTCCAGCTTGTCGAAACTCTCTTCCCAGAACCGGCGATAGCTAAACGCCCAGTCGCTGACCGTCTTAATCGCCTCTGGTCTAAGCGTGCACACACTCTCTCGTCCACGCTTCGTCTTGATCACAATCCGCGCCCGCACCAGGTAGGCGATATGTTTTGAAATCATCTGCTGTGAGAGTGCAAACGGTTCCGTCAATCCATGCACAGAGGCAGGCCCACGTGAGAGGCGCTCGATCATTGCCCTACGGGTGGGATCAGACAAAGCCGCGAATGTTGTATTCAAACTATCCACAACCATATGGTTGTGGATGCTCGGTCAATTGTCAAGTGCAAATTTTGCGATCACTGATTTCTGTTCCTTGATCTGTGAACCCCGATAGCGCTGATTTTTGCTTCCCATGAGCAGCGTCAGCATGGTTTAGGATTTCTGCTTGCTCGTGCAATTACTCATTAGCCCTGACGGCTAAACTGCCAACTGCAACTGCGCAGGAGCGCAAGCCGACAGGGCTGTGGCGCTGGCATTAGGGGCCGAAAGAATGCGGGTTGCCTCTGGAAGCTGTTCTCGATGTATCACCGTCCCGTTGGGCAAGTGATCTTGCCAATTGACTCGCTACCATCTCCGGAATGAGGGATCAATCGCCAATGCACTCATCGACGACGATCACGACGAGCTATTTCTTGCGAGTACGGCGCATCGCGCTGGTCGATGGAGCTATAAATCCAGCATCGCCCGGGCGAAAAGCAGGCCATGGAAATGACAGAGTAGGGAAGGCATGGAAAGCCATGAAGCCGGCTTCCCACCCTTCCCACACTCTGTGGAAATCCCTTCGGAATTCCCACATACCCACGGCCTCGACGACGGTATATATGTCTTCTCGTGCCCACTCAACTCGGAACCATCGCCACCGCAAGGGGCTTGTAACGGATGTCTCAGGTCCACAGCGTAACGCATGTCACGTACACTCATCCCTGAGCGTACTTCGCACTTGCGTTACAAAACAGACCAAAGACATGGTTTACAGCGGAGCGCGACGGCGACGGTTTCTGAGCATTGGGTAACTCATGACCATGTTGTATTCCCTGGAAAGAGTCAGATCTTAGATCAACGTCTGCAGTTTTTGTCGGAGTTATCATAAGGAAGAGATGTCGGTGATGGACCTATGTCGCGCGTATGGGATCTCCCGTCCCACGGCCTATCGCTGGATCAATCGTTAGAACGAAACGGGGGCCAGAAGGACTCGTGGATCGCAGCCGGCGTTAGTGGCCACGAGAGCTGCCGAACCCAGCTGAAGAAATGTATGCCTTGAAACTCCGTTTCTAATTCGACCATCGGTCCTCCTGATATGTTTGTGCTTATGAATGAAATCAAATTTTTACAACTTCACGCCAGAGTTTCCGATAAAACAGTTTTCCCGGAACCATGGTGAACGCATCTCAGAACTAGAGGACTATTGCCGGTTGAGAATCGCGTGGAGCAACGCCATCTCCACTTTTTTCTGGTCGGCTTGTGAAAGACTTGCCGGAGTTATATTGATTTCCACCTTGTTTACGACTCCGGGAAATCGGAACGGGGATTGGTAGTCAGCACTAACCGGGGATGTAGAGTCCATGCCGGTGTCGAAGGTTTCGTCGGCGGAAAACACCGCCCATTCTGTCTTGTCGACCCGGCCTTCTCCTACCTTTTTATCGTTGAGGTAGATGGTCACGAGTCCGCCCTTGCCGAGACCGCCGCCATCATATTTGAAGTCGACCCTAACGATATTTTTGCCCGGTGTCACCGATGCCGACGAGGCGATTTTGTAGCGCTGTTGCGTGTACCAGTTGTACTCATAGGTCGGCTTTCCGTGTTTCAGATCGAGGGTCCAGCCACCGGAAGTTCCCCCAATGGCGCAGAGCACCATCAACGGTGCCGGTCTTCGGCACGTCGATAGTGGCCGTGATCGTATGCGACGCGTTCTTGGTGTTAGCCGAAGAACTCTCTGGAATGTGCCCGGTTCCGCTGTAGTAGACAAAATTTGTACGTCCGGCAACCAGACTTGGGAGAAGCCGAATGTCAGCGCGTTCGGCGAAACGGTCGTCTAGCGGGAGCACCTGATACTTTTTTGCCTCGGTCAGAAAGTCGGCCTGTAACTCTTTGAGTTTGCCCGGATTCTGTGCGGCGACATTATTCGATTCGCTGTAATCCTTCGTTAGGTCATAGAGTTCCCAGGTGTCCTTATCGAAATCAAAGGAACAAGGGTGATCCATGGCAAGCGACCGTGGCGGTATACCGCAATCCAACCATCTTTGTAGAGGGCCCGGTTGCCGAGCATCTCGAAATACTGGATGTGTCGCTGCTCGGCGGCGTTCGGGTCTTTAAAGGTGTAGAGCATGCTGATGCCTTCGATGGGCTTCTGCGTGACGCCATTCACTTCGGTCGGCTGCGGAATCCCTGCAGCCTCAAGAATGGTTGGAGCATGTCGATGACATGCTGGAATTGCATGCGCTTTCCACCCGGATCGGCGATGTGCCCTGGCCAGGAGATGACTAGAGGGTTGCGCGTCCCGCCGAAATGTGAGGCGACCTGCTTGCCCCACTGGAAGGGCGTGTTGGCGGCCCAGACCCAGCCTACGGGAATGGGGTTGTAGGAGCTGGGTCCGCCGATTTCGTCGATATTCTTGAGGATGTAGGCAGGATCTTCTGCAATTCCGCCCATACTCGCGAATTCGTTGTAAGCACCGTACAGGGTGCCTTCCATCGATGATCCGTTGTCGCCGATCTCCCAAAGTACCAACGTATCTTTGGTCGCTCCCATCTCATCCAACGCGTCGAGAACACGGCCAACCTCGTAGTCCGTTTGTGCAGTGTAGGCAGCGAACGCTTCCATAAGACGAGCAGCGACGCGTTTACGGTCAGGAGTAAGTGAATCCCACGCAGGAATCTCAGCAGGGCGCGGTGTGAGCTTGGTGTCGGGTGGGATGACACCTAGCTTCAGTTGGCGCTGATACGTCTCTTCGCGATACTTGTCCCAACCCTGATCGAATTGCCCTTTGAACTTGTCGATCCATTCCTTCGGTACATGATGTGGTGCGTGCGTCGCTCCAGGCGCGTAGTAGACAAAAAAAGGCCTGTCTGGCGTAACGGACTTCTGGTTGTGGATGTAGGTGATGACCTCATCGGCGAGTGAGTCGTTGAGTGTGTAGTGGCCTTCGCGGCCCTTGGGAATCTCCATCTCAACGGGAGTAGTGTTCCTGTACAGCGGCGGCTGCCACTGGTTGGTCTCGCCACCGATGAAACCATAGAAATGCTCAAACCCTTGCAGCGACGGCCAACGATCATAAGGACCGGAGATGCTGGTTTCCCAGGACGCAATCTGATGGTTCTTCCCAATATAGGCAGTGTTGTAGCCGTTCTGGCGAAGCGCCTCGGGGAACATCGCAGCATTCTTGGGTATTTGGCCAGAGTAGCCAGGGTACCCGTCGGCCATTTCCGTAATTACGCCCATGCCAACGGAATGATAGTTGCGTCCGGTTAACAGCGCAGCGCGAGTGGGCGAGCAGAGCGCGGTGGTGTGGAATCGCAGGTAGCTGAGACCCGACTTGGCCAACCTGTCGAGATTAGGTGTCGGAACTTGACCACCAAAAGTTCCCCACTGGCCATACCCGGCATCGTCAATAAGGATCATTAGTACATTGGGAGCACCCTTCGGCGGATTGACGACGGCAATCTTGTCCGGCGTGGAATCTTTGTACGTTGTCCCAATGGTGCCTTTGAACTGAGGCGGCGGTTGCGGAAGAGTGTAGCCGTTATGGGAATCGTTTGTCGGTTGAGCCTGTTTGCAGGAGACGAGCGTACTTGCGAAACAGATACCGACGACGAATGAAGCAAGGCTAAACACCTTCATAGAGGAACCTCCTTGGGTGCGACGATTCACACTTCATTCGGGACAGATTGGCTTGGCTTGAGACCTGGTTTGAGTGACGAGCTACTGAATCAGCTCGATCTCTCCTGGCCTCCAGGTTTTGTCGAAGAATGGTTCCAACGGGCCATAGAACCGTACGATCGTGAACCAGCCTTTGCCCGGTACAGTCTGGCTCCAATTAGCTTCTTTACCCGCCGGCGCCTTAGGGCCGAAGTAGAGATCAACCGAGCCATCGGCGTTTGCGATGAGATGGTTTCGCTTGTTGTTCTTACTCGGGAACGGATCTGAGGTCTGAAGCTCGGAGCGCGTCTGCGGGTCATATAGCACCACAGACCAGAAATCCTTCGCTGGAACATTCGCTGGGATATGCAGACGATAGTTCTTCGATCCGTCTAAGTAGTCTCCATCCGCATCCTGCCCGGTTGTGAGATATTGTGACCCGATGCCGGGAATCTTCAGAACCATCGCAGGCGTGTTGACCGTGGCCTGATAGAAGAACAGGGTGCGTGCATCCAGATTCCGTCCGCCAACGCCACCATCGATCAACCACTTGTAATCACCGCCAACGAATGCGGTCTTCCATTGACTTTTTTCGTAGTAGTACGCCTCCGGATCGCGGGTCCGAAATGCGATGGCGCGTGCGGTTGCATTGCCGACGGCGACGGCGTCGGTCAGAATGGCCTTCATCCGCGCGTCAGGCGCGAATGGCTTGTCTTTGCGGATGCCGATGCTGGCAAGGAGTCCGCGCAACTCCGGATCAATGAAGTCAACCGGCTCCCTCGCGATAACCGTTGCGATCTCTTCGTAGAACACGTAGTTGTTCGCATGAATGGTGTTGTACGCCTTCGCCGATCCGTCGATAAACTGCATGGCGGGCGGGTGACTCGCAATCGATAGCGGGTAGATCTTTAGGCTGCTGCGGAACTGCGTGGCAGCGGAGTTCGGTTTCCCGTCAACCAGAAATCCACGCAGAATGAGCCAATTCACGCTCGAGGGGGACCTGGCCACAAAATACCCCTTTGGAATGTCGCCCTTGTAGTCGTTAGGAACGATGAGGTATTTGCCGCCTTTGCCCTTGTCCGGTCCTGGAGCTCCCATGTCGATGACGAAACGGAAGTAAGCGTCATTGACTGTGCCTGGGCCGCATCCCGGTGGGACCTCCACTACGATTGGACCTTCTTTCGCTAGGTCAAGAAACGCCGAGGCGTAGACAGTATCGGTATTGCCGGTGAGAAATAGAGGTGCCGAGTCCAGCAACTCCTGCAAAAGCACGACTTGGTTCGAGCCGGTTGCGCCTAGTTCGACGTTTCCTCGGCGCAACGCCTCGACGGACGCCGCTGGAACGAAGTTTAAAAAGGCCTCGACACCCCGCATGAAATCCAGATTGTCATAAGCCTTTTGGGTCGTCTCTTTGTCGGGAAATCCATCGAAAAACTTGAGTGTGCCGATTCGTGTTTCGACATTGTCCGGCGTCATGATCTGCGGTGGAATCGGGTGATTGTAGCCGGGTGTGTTCTGCGCCCGCGCGGACGCAACACAAAGGGTGAGCGCAAGGCCAAGGTTAGTAATCGTGATTCTCTTCTCATGCAACATGATCCTAAGCTCCCGTCTTGAAGTGAAATGCCCGAGCATCCTACACAGCCAAGGTTGTGTCCAGACAACAATACGCGCCTACCTTGAAAAGGCGTCGACCCATGGATCACGCTCAGGGAATAAAGCGTTCTCCGTCGATCCCGCGGGGGAGACCACGACAACTCCTAAACTCCTAATTCTCACAGTTCCCTGAAATGTATGGTCCGCCGCGCGACTGCAAGGGAAAAGATAAGGCGATCGACAGGTCTGCGCAAATGTATTCGGCCTTTGGGTGGAGAGCGAAGTCTCCTGGCCATGATGAGTTGCGCTACCATAACAGCGGAAAGCAAATCTCTCCTCGACTTGCCGATCCAGTTGTTCCACATGGCGGTTGGCTATCATGGGTGCGGGAACGAACCATGCCATCGAGATCCAAGCCGTCGACTCTCCGTGCAACGAAACAAGACGAAGCGACGTTTTCCGAGGTCGTCCGGCTGATTGCTGCCTCCCGCGAGAGGGCGTTCCAGGCGGTCAATACCGAGTTGATTGATCTCTACTGGCAGGTCGGCGGAATCATCAGCCGCAAGATTGAGGCGGCAGAATGGGGAGATGGGGTCGTCGAAGGACTCGCCGCCTACATTGCGAAGACGCAGCCCGGCTTACGTGGTTTTACCCGAGCTAACCTGTTCCGCATGAGGCAGTTCTACGAGATCTACCAAGCCGACGAAAAAGTCGTACCACCGGTGCGACAATTGCCGTGGTCGCATCACCTCAACATTCTGGGACAGAGCAAACGTCCGGAAGAACGTGAATTCTATCTACGGCTTGCAAATCCAAGAGCGATGGAGCAGGCACGAGCTTGAACGTCAATTTCGCAGTGCGCTCTTCGAACGCGCAGTGCTCAGTCCGCCAAAAGTCTCGCCAGTGGTGCGACAAACACATCCCGAAGCGCTCAGCGTCTTCAAGGACGCTTACAACCTGGAATTTCTCGGCCTCCCGCCGATCCATGCCGAAGCCGATCTACATCGCGGCCTGCTTGTAGGGGATCCAAACCTCCATTGCGGTCTCTTCCCCGGTTGGCCCAAGCATAGTTCGGAATCAGATTCAAGGTAGAACGCATCTGCTCCGCCTTTGCCGCAGTGGCTGCAGAGAAATAGAGCCTGTGTCTGTCGCTGTACGGTTGATTGCCCCTGATTGCCCCTGGATGAGCAAGTACCATCACCCCACCGAGCAGCTCCGAGTCGAAGTTCGCTGTCGTGTTCTCATTCAGATACACAGTGTAATCGGCAAGATTCATTCCCTGCGCATGGTCGCTCTGATCCAGTTGTTCCATGGAGAACGCAATCGGTCCGCGCTGGAATGCAACTCTTGCACGCCCTTCCGTCACACCAAGGTTCGCCCTCAGTAGATCTGTCTTGCTTGCCTTCGGAGAATCCGTCTATTCCGGCTTAGTTGCAAGCATGGAGAGTGGGCCTGCACTCCTCGGCTGAGCATATGCAACGGCAGGAGGAATCATAGTAACTGCGGCGGAAGTGATAAACGTGCGACGGCGGAGCCGACATTTCATAGTAAGTGCTCCGGTGAAAATCCTAACCACTCGTTCTAGTCTCAAACTATCCGTCGTCAAAGTAAGCTTTGGCTGTAATGACGTCGCTAACTACTCGTTTAGTTCACCTCCAATTTGGTACGGAGCCGAATGTCCTCGGACGACGAGCCGATCATCACGTCGAACATTCCCGGAGCCACCAAGAATTTTCTGGTGACGACATCGTAGTATGAAAGCTCTGAGACTGGCAGAGAGAGGGTAACGTGTTTACTTACACCAGGTTCGAGCACAATCCGCTGGAACCCGCGTAGGCTCTTGATCGGTTGAACCACGTTCGACTTCTCTTGATGAACATACATCTGCGCCACCTCCGAACCCGCTCTCGAGCCTGTGTTCTGCAGGTCGAATGACACATCAATCTGGCCCGTCGCACTCGTTTTGCTTTGCGAGAGCTTCAGATTGCTATACGCGAACTTTGTATAGCTGAGCCCATGCCCGAAGGGATAAAGTGGGACGCCCTTGAAGTAGAGATAAGTAAATCCCTTCGAGACGTCGTACTCATTCTGCGGAGGAACACCATCGAGACTGGCATATACAGTGTACGGAAGATGACCTCCAGGGTTATGTTCACCGAGCAACACCTGCGCGATGGCCGTTCCTCCCGCCTCGCCCGGATACCACGCCTCGAGAATAGCCGGAAGATGGTCATTCGCCCACGTCACAGCTAGCGGGCCTGCATTCATCAATACCAACACCGTCTTTGGATTGGCCGCATAAACAGCTTCCATCAACTGCTCCTGAGCGCCGGGCAGATTTAAATCTCGACGGTCCCTACCCTCTGCTTCGACTTTTAAATTCGTCCCGAGAAACAGAATGGC encodes:
- a CDS encoding ADOP family duplicated permease codes for the protein MAFLRDIRVAIHSLARTPGLAITVILTLSLGIGANAAIFTLVRGVLLKPLVNRDENRLIYIRQSAPGIHEANSAFSVPEIQDLHAGVKTLSALGDFSTMGFTMVGLGEPRSIQGGVVSGTFFDVMGLHPVLGRLIGPQDDGPNAAGVVVLTYRFWATALGKDPSVIGKTVRLGSIGERSAKIIGVLEPCVPYPQDTEIISNIVTSPHHLSATMVTGRIHRMTELFGRLAPGATLDQARAELRTVYSAMKKDHPEAYSKQADYQIQARMFRDEITSGARDVLLVLLAASALVFVIACCNVANLILARTVRREGELAVRMALGASRGALRRMLLAESLVLCGTGALIGVVSAPLMVAVLARYASRFSVRALDLKVDSSLLWVGAALAIVAAVILAFVPRLPSSASSSGLGLSSGTVRITSGTNRRQQIFAVTQIAASFVLLVGASVLISTLIALQRARTGLDTQRVLAIDVPAMYYGKTPQQVVDFYKEAMRRIDALPGVNRTAFGTVVPWREGDPTGPGLQFSADGHIHTPGVEDPRAGWRTISPGYFAALGVPIIAGRDFNALDDQNNSDPVVIISQTLAQRMFPNQDPINRHVFWTDPVLQFSPGTDADKARLMAPHRIIGVAADIDDNHIVPEPTVTVYDPLAGDLIFGGRLFVHTSRDPYALVTPITRLIRSMSDDQPVEHAATLEDVRSEVLTPDRLNSVVFGVFAGVALAIAVVGVAGVLAFSVSARTREFGIRLALGSEPRRILKGVIAEGAVMAALGVLAGAAFGFVAARLAGSYFAEMKMPGALPVVISAFLLMTVAVVASLLPATRAARVDVMEALRSE
- a CDS encoding DUF1016 N-terminal domain-containing protein codes for the protein MPSRSKPSTLRATKQDEATFSEVVRLIAASRERAFQAVNTELIDLYWQVGGIISRKIEAAEWGDGVVEGLAAYIAKTQPGLRGFTRANLFRMRQFYEIYQADEKVVPPVRQLPWSHHLNILGQSKRPEEREFYLRLANPRAMEQARA
- a CDS encoding DUF1254 domain-containing protein, which translates into the protein MLHEKRITITNLGLALTLCVASARAQNTPGYNHPIPPQIMTPDNVETRIGTLKFFDGFPDKETTQKAYDNLDFMRGVEAFLNFVPAASVEALRRGNVELGATGSNQVVLLQELLDSAPLFLTGNTDTVYASAFLDLAKEGPIVVEVPPGCGPGTVNDAYFRFVIDMGAPGPDKGKGGKYLIVPNDYKGDIPKGYFVARSPSSVNWLILRGFLVDGKPNSAATQFRSSLKIYPLSIASHPPAMQFIDGSAKAYNTIHANNYVFYEEIATVIAREPVDFIDPELRGLLASIGIRKDKPFAPDARMKAILTDAVAVGNATARAIAFRTRDPEAYYYEKSQWKTAFVGGDYKWLIDGGVGGRNLDARTLFFYQATVNTPAMVLKIPGIGSQYLTTGQDADGDYLDGSKNYRLHIPANVPAKDFWSVVLYDPQTRSELQTSDPFPSKNNKRNHLIANADGSVDLYFGPKAPAGKEANWSQTVPGKGWFTIVRFYGPLEPFFDKTWRPGEIELIQ
- a CDS encoding arylsulfatase gives rise to the protein MKVFSLASFVVGICFASTLVSCKQAQPTNDSHNGYTLPQPPPQFKGTIGTTYKDSTPDKIAVVNPPKGAPNVLMILIDDAGYGQWGTFGGQVPTPNLDRLAKSGLSYLRFHTTALCSPTRAALLTGRNYHSVGMGVITEMADGYPGYSGQIPKNAAMFPEALRQNGYNTAYIGKNHQIASWETSISGPYDRWPSLQGFEHFYGFIGGETNQWQPPLYRNTTPVEMEIPKGREGHYTLNDSLADEVITYIHNQKSVTPDRPFFVYYAPGATHAPHHVPKEWIDKFKGQFDQGWDKYREETYQRQLKLGVIPPDTKLTPRPAEIPAWDSLTPDRKRVAARLMEAFAAYTAQTDYEVGRVLDALDEMGATKDTLVLWEIGDNGSSMEGTLYGAYNEFASMGGIAEDPAYILKNIDEIGGPSSYNPIPVGWVWAANTPFQWGKQVASHFGGTRNPLVISWPGHIADPGGKRMQFQHVIDMLQPFLRLQGFRSRPK
- a CDS encoding ArsR/SmtB family transcription factor, with translation MVVDSLNTTFAALSDPTRRAMIERLSRGPASVHGLTEPFALSQQMISKHIAYLVRARIVIKTKRGRESVCTLRPEAIKTVSDWAFSYRRFWEESFDKLEEVVKQMKKEEVRDDRKHG
- a CDS encoding SRPBCC domain-containing protein, encoding MTENTVNEIERMVVTRVFDAPRELVWKAWTDPKYIMQWWGPKGFTAPVCKMDFRVGGKLLCCMKAPDGQEGWNAVEYHEIVPYEKIVSSMYFSDSKGNKIDLAELGIEHEAIDGAYDVTIFEDLGNGQTRLTHIGNEPMESAKNSGQLEGWNEILDKVAAVVAGLAQAK